The Hyalangium gracile genome includes a window with the following:
- a CDS encoding YceI family protein has translation MKTLWKSAIAAVVLAAPSLALAANYTIDTSHSSANFTIKHMMVSNVKGNFSNVTGTVNVDDKDITKSTVEATIDATTINTNDAKRDGHLKSPDFFDVAKYPTITFKSKKVEKAGDNKLKVTGDLSMHGVTKEVVLDVDGPTKEVKNPFSGTPTAGLTATTKINRKDYGLNWNKALEAGGVLVGDEVAVTLEIELARKDAAPTAKTTK, from the coding sequence ATGAAGACGCTGTGGAAGTCCGCCATCGCCGCCGTGGTCCTCGCCGCCCCCTCGCTCGCGCTGGCCGCCAACTACACGATTGATACGTCCCACTCGTCCGCCAACTTCACCATCAAGCACATGATGGTCTCGAACGTGAAGGGCAACTTCAGCAACGTGACCGGCACCGTCAACGTGGACGACAAGGACATCACCAAGTCCACCGTCGAGGCCACCATCGACGCCACCACCATCAACACCAACGATGCGAAGCGCGACGGCCACCTGAAGAGCCCGGACTTCTTCGACGTGGCGAAGTACCCGACCATCACCTTCAAGTCGAAGAAGGTGGAGAAGGCGGGCGACAACAAGCTCAAGGTCACCGGCGACCTGTCCATGCACGGCGTGACCAAGGAGGTCGTCCTGGATGTGGATGGCCCCACCAAGGAGGTCAAGAACCCGTTCAGCGGCACGCCGACCGCGGGCCTGACCGCGACCACCAAGATCAACCGCAAGGACTACGGGCTGAACTGGAACAAGGCCCTGGAGGCCGGTGGCGTGCTGGTCGGTGACGAGGTGGCCGTGACGCTCGAGATCGAGCTGGCCCGCAAGGACGCCGCTCCCACCGCGAAGACCACCAAGTAG